From Actinopolyspora lacussalsi, a single genomic window includes:
- a CDS encoding putative transposase (product_source=KO:K07491; cath_funfam=3.30.70.1290; cog=COG1943; ko=KO:K07491; pfam=PF01797; smart=SM01321; superfamily=143422) has product MHVHLVFVTKYRRNVLTGKHHDFLRDVFAKVCADFGATLSECNGEDDHVHLLVEYPPQMAVSKLVNSLKGVASRRLKQHFRMRTYRGHLWSPSYFAASCGGAPLSIIQQYVENQRRPS; this is encoded by the coding sequence ATGCACGTTCACTTGGTCTTCGTAACGAAATACCGACGGAACGTACTCACTGGCAAGCACCACGATTTTCTGCGAGACGTATTCGCGAAAGTCTGCGCCGACTTCGGGGCGACCCTGAGCGAGTGCAACGGTGAGGACGACCACGTGCACCTACTCGTGGAGTACCCGCCGCAAATGGCGGTCTCAAAGCTGGTGAACAGCCTGAAAGGCGTGGCCTCGCGGCGACTGAAGCAACACTTCCGGATGCGTACCTATCGAGGACACCTGTGGTCGCCGTCGTACTTCGCAGCCTCCTGCGGCGGAGCGCCGTTAAGCATCATCCAGCAGTATGTGGAAAACCAGCGACGCCCCTCATAA
- a CDS encoding putative transposase (product_source=KO:K07496; cog=COG0675; ko=KO:K07496; pfam=PF01385,PF07282,PF12323; superfamily=50447,57783; tigrfam=TIGR01766): protein MATVLQAYQFALEPTPDQRAMLSSHCGAARFAYNWGLAQVKAVMEQRSAERSYDLPEDQLTPSMPWSAYSLRKAWNTAKHDVAPWWGENSKEAYASGLANLATALDNWNKSRKGKRAEGKMRFPRFKSKRHRLSCRFTTGSFGLAARDRRHVKLPRIGTVRTYESTRTLARHVERGTAHIRSASVSFHRGRWHVSFSVEITKTEPKPAGKGGAVGVDLGIKSLAVLSTGETIANPKHLEVAQRELRRLQRQASRRNSPDKRPRKQPSNRWRKTQARIAKLNIAIANARRDGLHKLSARLVDEFDAVVVEDLNVAGMVRNHKLARVVSDVGMAELRRQLDYKTTWNGRDLVVADRWYPSSKTCNDCGAVKTKLRLSERTFTCDHCGYTADRDLNAARNLAGLASTASCVGTENTPAGNPRKTSPAGNGYRHGKTPPQRAGANAAPQGDSSGTLLHVS, encoded by the coding sequence ATGGCCACGGTGTTGCAGGCATACCAGTTCGCGCTCGAACCCACGCCTGATCAGCGGGCCATGTTGTCATCGCACTGCGGCGCGGCCCGGTTCGCCTACAACTGGGGCTTAGCGCAGGTCAAGGCCGTGATGGAGCAGCGCAGCGCCGAACGCAGCTACGACTTGCCCGAGGATCAGCTCACCCCCTCCATGCCGTGGTCGGCCTATTCCCTGCGCAAAGCCTGGAACACCGCCAAGCACGACGTTGCCCCCTGGTGGGGCGAGAACTCGAAAGAGGCGTACGCCTCCGGGCTGGCGAACCTCGCGACCGCGCTGGACAACTGGAACAAGTCACGGAAGGGCAAGCGCGCCGAGGGCAAGATGAGGTTCCCCCGGTTCAAGTCCAAACGTCACCGCTTGTCGTGCCGGTTCACGACCGGTTCGTTCGGCCTGGCCGCCCGCGATCGCCGTCATGTGAAGCTGCCCCGTATCGGCACGGTGCGCACCTACGAGTCCACCCGCACACTCGCCCGGCACGTCGAGCGCGGCACCGCCCACATCCGCTCGGCCAGTGTGAGCTTTCATCGGGGCCGGTGGCACGTGTCGTTCTCCGTGGAGATCACCAAGACCGAACCCAAGCCTGCGGGCAAGGGCGGTGCGGTCGGCGTGGATCTCGGAATCAAGTCCCTCGCCGTGCTCTCCACCGGCGAAACCATTGCCAACCCCAAGCACCTCGAAGTAGCGCAGCGCGAACTACGCCGGTTGCAGCGCCAAGCCTCCCGCCGAAACAGCCCAGACAAGCGCCCCCGGAAGCAGCCGTCGAACCGGTGGCGCAAGACCCAAGCACGCATCGCGAAGCTGAACATCGCCATCGCGAACGCACGCCGGGATGGTCTGCACAAACTCTCGGCGCGCTTGGTCGATGAGTTCGACGCCGTGGTGGTGGAAGACCTCAACGTGGCCGGGATGGTGCGTAACCACAAGCTTGCCCGCGTCGTCTCCGATGTCGGCATGGCTGAGCTGCGTCGCCAGCTCGACTACAAAACCACGTGGAACGGTCGCGACCTGGTGGTGGCCGACCGGTGGTATCCCAGCTCGAAGACCTGCAACGACTGTGGTGCGGTGAAAACCAAACTGCGCCTGTCCGAGCGGACATTCACCTGCGATCACTGCGGATACACCGCTGATCGTGATCTCAACGCGGCCCGCAACCTAGCGGGTCTCGCGTCCACGGCGAGTTGCGTCGGGACGGAAAACACGCCCGCTGGAAACCCACGTAAGACCAGCCCCGCTGGCAACGGGTACCGCCACGGGAAGACCCCGCCCCAACGGGCCGGGGCCAACGCTGCGCCGCAAGGCGACAGCTCAGGAACACTTTTACACGTTTCCTGA
- a CDS encoding hypothetical protein (product_source=Hypo-rule applied; transmembrane_helix_parts=Outside_1_9,TMhelix_10_32,Inside_33_56) has product MWQLDSSFWDVLAAAVVVLVMLSWPLVCVLLGRIRLARRAVSTARPSVGCSETEPG; this is encoded by the coding sequence GTGTGGCAATTGGATTCCTCGTTCTGGGACGTGCTGGCGGCGGCCGTGGTCGTGCTGGTCATGTTGAGCTGGCCGCTGGTCTGTGTGCTGCTCGGGAGGATCAGGCTCGCCCGGCGCGCGGTGTCGACCGCGCGGCCGTCCGTCGGGTGCTCGGAGACGGAGCCAGGATGA
- a CDS encoding putative transposase (product_source=KO:K07496; cog=COG0675; ko=KO:K07496; pfam=PF01385,PF07282,PF12323; tigrfam=TIGR01766), producing the protein MQLRYRYRLYPDEAQRRVLAQAFGNARVVYNDAVRARRDAYKSGEKFPVGAVLQKRLITDAKHTDERGWLGKCSNIVLQQAIRDCDTAYKNFVDSLKGKRVGRRVGAPRFKSKRDRRQSIRLHTGGFSIRNNGKLRLARIGDVKVAWSRNLPSDPSSVTVIKTADDRYFASFVVEVGDETMPPVVDEHGQEHDLALDLGLSAFAVDQHGNTIDNPRFLRRAERKLKRAQRELSRTQRGSNNRAKARHRLARQHAKVADTRTDWLHQATTSIVRENQTIVLEDLAVSGLARTRLAKSVHDASWGTFRRLLSEKAARYGRELVIIDRWLPTSRTCSSCGRIDGPKSLDVRTWECPCGTTHDRDHNAAKNNLAAGRAERQNACGPDIRPHTGADGDETGSSGTPRGDAAPRAA; encoded by the coding sequence GTGCAGTTGCGGTACCGCTACCGGCTCTACCCGGACGAAGCTCAGCGACGGGTACTGGCGCAGGCGTTCGGCAACGCCCGTGTTGTCTACAACGACGCGGTACGCGCCCGTCGAGACGCCTACAAGTCCGGTGAGAAGTTTCCGGTCGGGGCCGTGCTGCAAAAGCGATTGATCACCGACGCTAAGCACACCGACGAGCGCGGATGGTTGGGCAAGTGCTCGAACATTGTGCTCCAGCAAGCCATCCGCGACTGCGACACCGCCTACAAGAACTTTGTCGACTCGTTGAAGGGCAAACGCGTCGGTAGGCGGGTGGGCGCCCCTCGATTTAAGTCCAAGCGGGACCGGCGTCAGTCGATCCGGCTGCACACCGGCGGGTTCTCGATCCGAAACAACGGCAAGCTCCGACTCGCCCGCATTGGCGACGTGAAAGTCGCCTGGTCCCGGAACCTGCCTAGTGATCCCAGTTCGGTCACCGTCATCAAGACCGCCGATGATCGCTACTTCGCCAGCTTCGTGGTCGAGGTCGGCGACGAGACCATGCCGCCTGTCGTGGATGAGCACGGCCAGGAACACGACCTCGCCCTCGACCTCGGGCTGTCCGCCTTCGCCGTCGACCAGCACGGCAACACCATCGACAACCCCCGGTTTCTACGCAGGGCCGAACGGAAACTCAAACGGGCACAGCGGGAGCTGTCCCGCACACAGCGCGGCAGCAACAACCGTGCCAAAGCCAGGCATCGTCTGGCCCGTCAGCACGCCAAAGTCGCCGACACCCGGACAGACTGGCTGCACCAGGCAACCACCAGCATTGTTCGTGAGAACCAAACGATCGTGCTGGAAGACCTCGCAGTCTCGGGCCTGGCCCGCACCCGGCTGGCCAAGAGCGTGCACGACGCGAGCTGGGGCACCTTCCGGCGGCTCCTGTCGGAAAAGGCCGCGCGGTACGGACGCGAGCTGGTCATCATCGACCGGTGGCTACCCACCTCGCGAACCTGTAGCTCGTGCGGACGCATCGACGGCCCGAAGTCGCTCGACGTGCGCACCTGGGAATGCCCGTGCGGCACGACACACGACCGCGACCACAACGCCGCCAAGAACAACCTCGCCGCAGGGCGTGCGGAGAGGCAAAACGCCTGTGGACCCGACATAAGACCCCACACCGGGGCAGACGGGGACGAAACAGGAAGCAGCGGAACCCCGCGAGGGGATGCCGCTCCACGCGCGGCGTGA
- a CDS encoding hypothetical protein (product_source=Hypo-rule applied): protein MTVPGLLQAPELPEDEAVRRTELRLARQRVLDREGTPLELTTLACSPP, encoded by the coding sequence ATGACCGTCCCGGGGCTGTTGCAGGCCCCGGAGCTCCCCGAGGACGAGGCGGTGCGCAGAACCGAACTCAGGCTGGCCCGACAGCGGGTCCTGGACCGCGAGGGCACACCGCTGGAACTGACGACCTTGGCGTGCTCCCCGCCGTGA
- a CDS encoding transcriptional regulator with XRE-family HTH domain (product_source=COG1396; cog=COG1396; pfam=PF13560; smart=SM00530; superfamily=47413): MTRLLSPAVYRRMIALELQRMRKAADVTQQEAAVKLGCSRVRINHFESMRNLPRPADVEVLLPHYGATERIEEFRDVITMLKDVPQDSDLARLAEVPRGFDIYLGLEQGRFSTAVGFAEKRVNACQRVRVVGGRNATRGACPGRTGRCGRPWSAGGSRRRCRSCGTASSR; this comes from the coding sequence ATGACACGACTGCTCAGCCCCGCGGTCTACCGCCGAATGATCGCTCTCGAACTGCAGCGCATGCGCAAGGCCGCCGACGTCACGCAGCAGGAGGCCGCGGTGAAGCTCGGCTGCTCCAGGGTGCGCATCAATCACTTCGAGTCGATGCGCAACCTTCCCCGGCCCGCCGATGTCGAAGTGCTGCTGCCCCACTACGGAGCCACCGAGCGCATCGAGGAGTTCCGGGATGTCATCACCATGCTCAAGGACGTGCCGCAGGACTCCGACCTGGCTCGGCTGGCCGAGGTTCCCAGGGGGTTCGACATCTACCTGGGACTCGAACAGGGGAGGTTCTCAACTGCTGTCGGTTTCGCGGAAAAACGTGTCAACGCGTGTCAGCGTGTCCGCGTGGTGGGTGGTCGTAACGCCACGCGCGGAGCTTGTCCGGGTCGTACAGGACGGTGCGGCCGACCCTGGTCGGCTGGGGGAAGTCGTCGTAGGTGTAGGAGTTGCGGTACAGCGTCTTCACGCTGA
- a CDS encoding hypothetical protein (product_source=Hypo-rule applied; cleavage_site_network=SignalP-noTM) produces MTQHSSTAHAVRKIIAPLAALALLTAAGCGGEGSANDSTDGSVPPSATASHPSASEPGDESAAPSGSESGESETASSGDDAGNGGNADSGGGAGDDASGSAGNGSSGDSGSGSGGKPPAPTLASIDPCELLTTAQRDELGLPRTTANKKNGETRSCEFNPPRGNGPGTSALLAIHEEEGLKAFSGMTGEAEKTTITGHEAKIQCEYGNCLIGIAVTDTSRVDVQSTVLGDDAATKKLGNRIAKMIIGNLGSS; encoded by the coding sequence ATGACGCAGCACAGCTCGACGGCACATGCCGTCAGGAAGATCATCGCACCGCTGGCGGCACTCGCACTGCTGACCGCGGCCGGTTGCGGTGGCGAGGGAAGCGCGAACGATTCGACCGACGGTTCCGTTCCGCCTTCGGCCACCGCTTCGCACCCCTCGGCATCGGAGCCCGGCGACGAGTCCGCCGCACCCAGCGGATCAGAATCCGGTGAATCGGAAACGGCATCGTCCGGTGACGACGCCGGGAACGGTGGCAACGCGGATTCCGGCGGCGGAGCGGGCGACGACGCCTCCGGCTCGGCGGGCAACGGGAGCTCGGGCGACAGCGGCTCCGGCAGCGGGGGGAAGCCACCCGCACCGACGTTGGCGAGTATCGACCCGTGCGAGCTGTTGACCACGGCACAACGCGACGAACTGGGGCTGCCCCGCACCACCGCCAACAAGAAGAACGGCGAGACCCGCAGTTGCGAGTTCAATCCTCCGCGGGGCAACGGGCCGGGCACGAGTGCGCTGCTCGCGATCCACGAGGAGGAGGGGCTGAAAGCGTTCAGCGGCATGACCGGTGAGGCCGAGAAGACCACCATCACCGGGCACGAAGCCAAGATTCAGTGCGAGTACGGCAACTGCCTGATCGGAATAGCGGTCACCGACACCTCGCGCGTGGACGTGCAGTCCACGGTGCTCGGTGACGACGCCGCCACGAAGAAGCTCGGCAACCGAATCGCGAAAATGATCATCG